A region of the Stieleria sp. JC731 genome:
TCAGAGCGAAGTTTGTGAATCTGGATAGCGACAAACTGGTGATACGGACTGATGCCGGTTACTTCGGCATTGCGATGGATTCGCTTTCCCTGGAAAGCCAAAAACAAGCGGTCAAACTCGCAAAGCAGAATTCCGGAAAGTTCCGAAAGGTGCCTTCGTTGTTATTGGACCTTGAAAGAACAGGGACAGTCATTGCGGCTTACTACGACCAACTAATTGGCCTTAAAGAGAGTGTAGATGGCGCCTCGGCAAGAGTTCGTGACTCGAAATTGCCGGAGGCGCAGTCGCGTGCTTTGATGCAGAAGGACATGCAGAAAGTGCAAGCTCAACGCCAAGAGATCAAGCAACGTTTCGAAAAGGTCAATCTGGACGCACGTCAATTGCGAATACAAATTGCTGCGTCTTTGCTGCAAACTGAATTATCCGGACTCGAGCCTGAACTCATCGGTCGAATTAAGGGTATCGCTAAACGAATGATGGAACTCGAGAGCATCAATGGTACGCCCGACCCCAATCTCGTGCGTAATGCAGAATCACTTCACACGGTTGCTAGACTGCTTTTGTCGTCGGCTCATCTCCGGAGCCTTGGTGAAACGGATGCGGCCGACAGAATTCAGGCGGAAGCCGATTCTCTTGAGAAACGATCGCTGTCTAGCGGAAGATAACCAATGAATATTGGACGTCGTGTGAATATTTGTAGCTGGCGCAGCCTACCAATTTGAGCGATGGAGCCGATGGTGAAACTCTCTGACTTAGAAAAACGTATTCGGTGATGACACCGCTTAGGTATTGCTGTGTATTGGGTAGGCTGGCAGGTTCCCGGGTTCAAGAGTCGATTCGGACTATACTGTCGAGCTTTCTGTCAATCGCGTGATCGTTTCGCCCCTGTATTGCTGTCCGGAGAATCAAGCCCAATGCGTTTTTCTACGATCTCCTGTCTTGTAATCCTTACACTGATCTGGAGCGAAATGTGCCCGGCAGATGTGGTGGTCTCAGCGGGGGCGACTGGAGGATTCGGAAGATACGACGACGACGTATCCGAAGGCGGCGGAGACATGGTACTTGGTTGGGACTTTTCAGGTCCGAATCAGACGATTCTGATTTCCGCGACGGGAACGATAAGGATCGGACCCGAATTTCCAAGTAACGGCCCCGGTGGTGTGGCAATCACGGTTGATAACATTTCTGTATTGCAGCAAACCTACACCCCTCTCGAACAGCAGTTCGTCGATTCTGGAGTATTGACGATCCCGAGACCAGTTGGCGACAGCCTTTCCGATACGGGGGCGCTCATCGGTGCGTTTGTTTCATCAACGACCGCATCGTTCTCAAAATTTCAACCTCGCGATCCAGACACACTTGGCTTAGACGGAATTGGTATAGCTCCCCAAGACTTGATGCTAATCGGTGATGGTGAATTCAGTTTTACCTCTACCGAAGCAGGTCGACTCTATTTGGGAATCAATGACCTGTTCCCGTCGAACAACTCTGGCTCATTCACGGTTACAATCACTGCCATACCCGAACCGACTTCGTGCTTTGCGTTGTTCCTTGGCTGCTCCGCAATTGTTGTCCGTCGCAAACGCGAGCGACTGTACGCAACAGGCCCTGTTTGATGAATTGCTTTCCAAAGTGCCGACGGCGATACGTGGCCTGATATACCAATCCTGTCGTACCTCGCGCCGCACAAGTATTGCTTCCTATTGAATTCCTTTCCCCAATGACCATGGAGTAGGAGAACAAGGGGAACTCTGGATAAGGCTTTTTGGGCTTCGTGGTAGATTAGCAGACAGACACCTTCAGCCTACTGGCTCGCAGGTGGTTTGCTTACC
Encoded here:
- a CDS encoding PEP-CTERM sorting domain-containing protein (PEP-CTERM proteins occur, often in large numbers, in the proteomes of bacteria that also encode an exosortase, a predicted intramembrane cysteine proteinase. The presence of a PEP-CTERM domain at a protein's C-terminus predicts cleavage within the sorting domain, followed by covalent anchoring to some some component of the (usually Gram-negative) cell surface. Many PEP-CTERM proteins exhibit an unusual sequence composition that includes large numbers of potential glycosylation sites. Expression of one such protein has been shown restore the ability of a bacterium to form floc, a type of biofilm.), whose amino-acid sequence is MRFSTISCLVILTLIWSEMCPADVVVSAGATGGFGRYDDDVSEGGGDMVLGWDFSGPNQTILISATGTIRIGPEFPSNGPGGVAITVDNISVLQQTYTPLEQQFVDSGVLTIPRPVGDSLSDTGALIGAFVSSTTASFSKFQPRDPDTLGLDGIGIAPQDLMLIGDGEFSFTSTEAGRLYLGINDLFPSNNSGSFTVTITAIPEPTSCFALFLGCSAIVVRRKRERLYATGPV